The Podospora pseudopauciseta strain CBS 411.78 chromosome 2 map unlocalized CBS411.78m_2, whole genome shotgun sequence genome has a window encoding:
- a CDS encoding uncharacterized protein (COG:Q; EggNog:ENOG503P0CD), which produces MDFATCTDDASFGPSVQGCRGDFDFTLKFEKIFLAIIPAAIFIALSLPRIVQLHRKPGIVGGVILRYLKLISIAIYGIFVFCQLVLSIAKSRKLGIYFIPADALALTSSICMLLLSSLEHTKSPRPSIFLNAYLFIATLLDISQTRTIWLASSNHDELNYASIFTVGVAIRALLIVLESQSKSRWILQWEKGAHSPEETAGLYGLGAYFWLNKLFLRGYRGVLTIDDLFPLDHNIASAKLYAEAGHNFEGTKLGKRRHGLAKAVMKALAVSFLLPVGPRIAFGAFQLCQPFLIETLLGYLEQPVEMSPKNIGYGLIGAGLLIYVGMAVSSAFYWYFQERAMYMTRGLLAAAVYRKTTEARISAADDSAALTLMSADIERVLVGCLEMHEFWANMVEVVFACWLLSRKIGVAFTAPVIVVGVCVVCSFFLAKLTGPRQKAWMERIQKRVGLTTNMITQMKHLKISGLSAPVEESIQAMRVDELGAGARFRIVQVYAAAVGYTPLCLSPVVTFAFASRTLDVTTIFTSISYILLLANPLGSLFQHIPSFLAALTCLNRIQAFLAQDYRTDFRESEILMDRSASSPTSKLGSESVEVHADPGLEITDGKFGWDNDKTALHDIDIRIPHSSLTIVIGPVASGKSTLCKALLGEVPVFGGTLHVASRFRKIGYCDQTPYLSNATIRENIIGFDAFNQERFDEVVEATVLRQDLELLPQGDETNVGSNGISLSGGQKQRVSMARALYTDSKLLVFDDILSGLDADTEEQVFRRVFSPDGLLRRRGATVVLCTHSIRHLPSADHIVALGSDGRIVEQGTFQELMKNDMYVNSLGVQECDAASSKEDLAVEEKPGLSTTLKMTPNKVTAFSPEADKTRATGDFTIYRYYLARLNLFGVIVLIMAGFGWGFCINFSTIWLKFWSEDVASPRPQRSNAFYNGLYTLFQLGALMSLFLSALVVFTSMITISGARLHLETLRTVINAPLKFFTTTDTGIVTNLFSQDMTLVDGQLPMALVNLILYIFNCLGMAAVVATASPYLAVAYPFLAVVLYGIQKFYLRTSRQIRLLDLEAKSPLYSHFIDTIKGLATYRAFGWVPESVKKNDILLDTSQRPAYLLAMIQRWLAFTLQIVVAMLAVAVITLSTQMRTNTAFTGASLVTLMIFGEAFSYIIRFYTMLETSIGAVSRLKAFGETVRSENREGEDLLPGEEWPAKGEIKMTGVSASYGGDEDGKPGVEGQNFALKDLNIDILPGQKVAICGRSGSGKSSLLLLLLRLLDPISSPASTIEIDSLPLAKIHRSTLRQRIIAVPQDPVFLPDGTSFQANLDPFGLASEEECRSVLGIVSLWQSFVSERGGLQAPLSSDTLSQGQKQLFSLARAILRGRIRGRGKGKQNEGGVLLLDEVSSSVDKDTDEAMQRMILDEFAGYTIVMVSHRLGMVMNFDRVVVMDEGRIVEDGKPRELVDQEGSRFRDLWMVGRRKRN; this is translated from the exons ATGGACTTCGCAACCTGTACCGACGACGCGTCGTTTGGACCGTCGGTCCAGGGCTGCCGAGGGGATTTCGACTTCACACTCAAATTTGAAAAGATATTTCTCGCCATTATTCCAGCTGCCATTTTCATTGCACTTTCTCTACCAAGAATCGTCCAGCTACACCGCAAGCCAGGTATTGTTGGAGGGGTTATTTTGCGTTACTTGAAGCTG ATATCTATAGCCATCTACGGCATCTTTGTGTTCTGCCAGCTAGTCTTGAGCATTGCAAAATCACGGAAATTGGGCATATACTTCATTCCTGCCGATGCCTTGGCTCTCACATCTAGTATTTGCATGCTTCTACTCTCTTCCCTCGAACACACCAAATCACCACGTCCATCCATCTTCTTGAACGCCTATCTCTTTATCGCCACTCTCCTGGATATCTCGCAGACTAGAACCATATGGCTGGCATCCTCGAATCATGACGAGCTCAACTACGCTAGCATCTTCACTGTTGGCGTAGCTATCAGGGCTCTTCTTATTGTGCTCGAATCCCAATCCAAGTCAAGATGGATTCTACAATGGGAAAAAGGTGCCCACAGTCCCGAGGAAACAGCAGGTCTCTACGGTCTTGGTGCATACTTCTGGCTCAACAAGCTGTTTTTGAGGGGATATCGAGGTGTCCTCACCATTGATGATCTTTTCCCCTTAGACCATAATATCGCTTCTGCCAAGCTGTACGCTGAAGCTGGTCATAATTTCGAGGGTACAAAGCTGGGAAAGCGGCGGCACGGACTGGCAAAGGCAGTCATGAAAGCTTTGGCTGTGTCCTTTTTGTTGCCCGTCGGACCTCGTATTGCGTTCGGGGCCTTCCAGCTTTGCCAACCTTTCCTCATCGAAACACTCCTGGGATACCTTGAACAGCCCGTCGAAATGAGTCCGAAGAACATCGGATACGGATTGATCGGCGCGGGACTCCTTATCTATGTCGGTATGGCAGTGTCATCAGCCTTTTACTGGTACTTTCAAGAACGCGCCATGTACATGACCCGCGGCCTACTTGCCGCTGCCGTGTACAGAAAGACAACCGAAGCCAGAATCTCAGCTGCCGACGATTCGGCCGCCCTCACCTTGATGAGTGCCGATATCGAACGCGTTCTGGTCGGATGCTTGGAGATGCACGAGTTTTGGGCCAACATGGTCGAGGTCGTCTTTGCCTGCTGGTTACTGTCCAGGAAAATCGGGGTTGCCTTCACCGCCCCTGTCATTGTCGTCGGCGTTTGTGTTgtctgctccttcttccttgCCAAGCTTACTGGCCCTAGGCAAAAGGCTTGGATGGAGAGGATACAAAAGCGAGTAGGGCTCACCACGAACATGATCACACAGATGAAGCACCTCAAGATATCTGGCCTCTCGGCTCCAGTTGAGGAGTCGATTCAGGCCATGAGGGTGGACGAGCTCGGGGCTGGGGCAAGATTCCGGATCGTCCAGGTTTATGCAGCGGCAGTGGGTTACACTCCGTTGTGCCTTTCCCCTGTTGTAACCTTTGCCTTTGCCTCCAGGACCTTAGATGTGACTACGATCTTCACGTCCATTTCCTACATTCTGCTGTTGGCCAACCCTCTGGGATCACTGTTCCAGCATATCCCAAGTTTCCTGGCGGCCCTGACGTGTCTGAATCGCATTCAGGCTTTTCTGGCACAAGATTATCGCACCGACTTTCGCGAGTCCGAGATCCTTATGGACCGCAGTGCCAGCTCACCCACGTCAAAGCTGGGTTCGGAAAGTGTTGAGGTTCACGCCGACCCCGGCCTTGAGATCACGGATGGCAAGTTTGGTTGGGACAACGACAAGACTGCTCTTCATGATATCGATATCCGCATCCCACACTCCAGTTTGACCATCGTCATTGGGCCCGTGGCTTCTGGCAAGTCGACGCTCTGCAAAGCTTTGCTGGGCGAAGTGCCTGTATTTGGAGGTACACTTCATGTGGCAAGCCGCTTCCGCAAAATTGGGTATTGCGACCAGACCCCTTACCTCTCGAACGCAACAATCAGGGAAAACATCATTGGCTTCGACGCCTTCAATCAAGAACGATTTGACGAAGTCGTTGAAGCTACCGTGCTTCGCCAAGACCTCGAACTTCTGCCCCAAGGTGACGAGACCAATGTTGGAAGCAATGGGATATCCCTGAGTGGAGGACAGAAGCAACGGGTGTCGATGGCCAGAGCTTTGTATACGGACTCGAAGTTGTTGGTTTTTGACGACATTCTCAGCGGCTTGGACGCTGACACGGAGGAACAAGTGTTTCGCCGTGTCTTCTCCCCGGATGGCTTGTTACGTCGGAGAGGAGCTACAGTTGTCCTTTGCACCCACTCCATCCGACACCTACCATCGGCAGACCACATCGTCGCACTGGGTTCAGATGGCAGGATTGTCGAGCAGGGGACCTTTCAGGAGCTGATGAAGAATGACATGTACGTCAACAGCTTGGGTGTCCAGGAGTGCGATGCCGCAAGCTCGAAGGAGGATTTGGCAGTAGAGGAAAAACCAGGTCTGAGCACGACTCTGAAGATGACCCCGAACAAGGTCACGGCCTTCAGCCCAGAAGCGGACAAGACGAGGGCAACGGGCGACTTTACGATATACCGGTATTATCTTGCTCGCCTCAACCTCTTTGGCGTTATTGTCTTGATCATGGCAGGCTTCGGCTGGGGTTTCTGCATCAACTTCTCCACAATCTGGCTGAAGTTCTGGTCAGAGGATGTCGCATCGCCTCGGCCACAGCGGTCCAATGCGTTCTACAATGGATTATACACGCTGTTCCAGTTGGGTGCACTGATGTCTCTGTTCCTTTCGGCTTTGGTGGTCTTTACCTCCATGATCACAATATCAGGGGCTAGACTCCATCTCGAAACGCTCCGAACGGTCATCAACGCGCCTCTCAAGTTCTTTACGACAACCGATACTGGTATCGTGACCAACTTGTTCTCACAGGATATGACTTTGGTTGACGGGCAGCTTCCCATGGCGCTTGTCAATCTCATACTGTACATCTTCAACTGCCTCGGAATGGCGGCAGTGGTTGCTACGGCGTCCCCTTATCTGGCCGTTGCTTACCCGTTCCTGGCGGTGGTCTTGTACGGGATTCAAAAGTTTTATCTGCGGACGTCGAGACAGATCCGATTGCTGGATTTGGAGGCCAAGAGCCCGCTGTA CTCCCACTTTATCGACACGATCAAAGGTCTCGCTACATACCGCGCCTTTGGCTGGGTGCCTGAGTCTGTCAAGAAGaatgacatcctcctcgacacTTCTCAAAGACCGGCGTATCTCCTAGCCATGATCCAGCGCTGGCTGGCTTTTACGCTGCAGATTGTTGTTGCTATGTTGGCAGTGGCGGTGATCACCCTGTCGACGCAGATGCGCACAAATACTGCGTTTACTGGAGCCAGTTTGGTGACGCTGATGATCTTTGGGGAGGCGTTTTCGTACATTATCAGGTTTTACACCATGTTGGAAACGTCGATTGGTGCTGTCAGTCGGTTGAAGGCGTTTGGGGAGACGGTTAGGAGTGAGAatagggagggagaggatttgctgccgggggaggagtggcCGGCGAAGGGAGAGATTAAGATGACGGGAGTGTCGGCTTCGTATGG CGGGGACGAGGATGGCAAGCCGGGAGTAGAAGGCCAGAACTTCGCCCTCAAAGATCTGAACATTGATATCCTTCCAGGTCAGAAGGTGGCCATCTGCGGTAGAAGCGGCAG CGGCaaatcctccctcctcctcctcctcctccgcctcctcgacCCTATTTCTtcccccgcctccaccaTAGAAATCGACTCTctccccctcgccaaaaTCCACCGCTCCACCCTCCGCCAGCGCATCATCGCCGTCCCCCAAGACCCAGTCTTCCTCCCAGACGGAACGTCCTTCCAAGCCAACCTCGACCCGTTTGGGCTCGCCTCCGAAGAAGAATGTCGCTCCGTGTTGGGGATTGTCTCCCTCTGGCAGTCCTTTGTTTCGGAACGAGGCGGCTTGCAAGCGCCCTTGTCATCAGACACGTTATCTCAGGGACAAAAACAGCTTTTTAGCTTGGCGAGGGCGATTCTCAGAGGACGGATCCGTGGTAGAGGCAAGGGGAAACAAAACGAGGGAGGGGTgctgcttcttgatgagGTTAGTTCTAGTGTGGATAAGGATACTGACGAGGCGATGCAGAGGATGATTTTGGATGAGTTTGCTGGGTATACCATTGTGATGGTCAGCCATCGGCTGGGTATGGTGATGAATTTTGACAGGGTGGTTGTTATGGATGAGGGGAGGATCGTGGAGGATGGTAAGCCGAGGGAGCTTGTCGACCAGGAGGGTTCGAGGTTTAGGGATTtgtggatggtggggaggaggaagaggaattGA
- a CDS encoding uncharacterized protein (COG:S; EggNog:ENOG503PEV2) translates to MVPTITRLAGFLALFGAVHSAPASLDQATVSIGLEGREIVPVQWNLPININDPNGKKVAVTGTIEEAVARMEAHFPGWNESFVAQLPAVQLPSRFGLRADNDPELGNVVSTDCNIPGEPQSEYRIGQGVSYLRGLSGKASNNPGKCGRVSCSYHTAIYWCNEDTVDKEVEWNAIADGAYDVCRNCEKQDDKGVYHAKGTVTFKEKFSVTVREDWENC, encoded by the exons ATGGTgcccaccatcacccgccTCGCCGGCTTCCTGGCTCTCTTTGGC GCTGTTCACAGCGCCCCCGCTTCCCTTGACCAGGCCACTGTCTCCATTGGCTTGGAGGGCCGCGAGATTGTTCCGGTCCAGTGgaacctccccatcaacatcaacgacCCCAATGGCAAGAAGGTCGCTGTCACCGGTACCATCGAAGAGGCAGTCGCCAGGATGGAAGCCCACTTCCCTGGTTGGAACGAATCTTTTGTGGCTCAGCTGCCCGCCGTCCAGCTGCCCTCGCGCTTCGGCCTTAGGGCGGACAACGACCCGGAGTTGGGCAACGTGGTGTCTACTGACTGCAATATTCCCGGGGAGCCGCAGAGCGAGTATCGTATTGGCCAGGGGGTCTCGTACTTGCGTGGCTTGTCGGGCAAAGCGAGCAACAATCCGGGCAAGTGTGGACGTGTCAGCTGCTCCTATCACACTGCCATCTACTGGTGCAATGAG GATACGGTCGACAAGGAGGTCGAGTGGAACGCCATTGCTGATGGAGCATATGACGTTTGTAGGAACTGCGAGAAGCAAGATGACAAGGGAGTTTACCATGCCAAGGGCACGGTGACATTCAAGGAGAAGTTCAGTGTCACTGTCAGGGAGGACTGGGAAAACTGCTAA
- a CDS encoding uncharacterized protein (COG:S; EggNog:ENOG503NV77), translated as MATQQPSPPQQPQNGIENGAGTPTATYKRASRKGAPRRFSCPYPGCDKLYSRAEHLQRHQLNHQPKEIFRCDVPGCEQKFVRADLLARHRKRHSSSYVPRNRMPSFSAVKDESSAASGSAILSPTPGAESRPSVPNAPHDAAILLAPEPRPRQPPTLPNPPPPRLSTHQPGWHPQMPEMECNIIRPKPGYYPREERPPQPQNPVSYRGVDVEFPHDDISHENFAVWLFDPHAPYGDFSVSHLPFMDGGLESTLNNNIHYDYESLTSGGRSQLETPPRFENDELLSEFRRQEVLRWFHSFRQKQPKAEPLIASLAQQNSSGDMPALSVEMMRDCLQEYWDHVSPRLPIVHQPTFLSNRCSIFLLMVMISLGAISLRGRDTNGNLPDYGGFADVMITGVRWEIVTAEEASPPVALWVAQALLLLEFYEKMYSSRKLHERAHIYHSVALTLLRRGSPLIGRSGSESPPEVTSADHPHGVSLDSHTWWCRWAETEAMHRVVFAAFMMDIIHAAMFGHAAQMAPHEIRLPLPCDDNLWTASNPDTVRQLDQNLRMYGVKTISFLDGLKRALHGKEVKTHSFGRMIIMCGLLSVGWHLSHRETHLKWLDFTNPPSETQDGWKKILLKAYDDWKYSFDVAQGTTGSPGVATPVSQPSGANGPIHSAAVLYHLAQLSLHVDIVDCQVYAGARRLLGRKVSVRDYTNVVARMKHWATLPTTRHAVLHSFKLLHRVLVDPRRSSGSISSIDRDRIGLGGVHLPPIEVQSYSCRSEPDPHRPWVMYYAALCIWSFVRAISKHDSVHDMSSHPTSPFRPPKVLPVNYRRVSAYLSNVANMNELTVATAGTLVDGLSDLLEALHSIFAEAYSELLHEAHDRLKICKEMLASVGASGP; from the exons ATGGCGACCCaacaaccttctcccccgcaGCAGCCTCAAAATGGCATCGAAAATGGCGCCGGCACTCCCACGGCCACATACAAACGCGCGAGCCGCAAGGGAGCGCCCCGTCGCTTCAGCTGCCCCTACCCGGGCTGTGACAAGCTCTACTCGAGAGCCGAGCATCTCCAGCGTCACCAGTTGAACC ATCAGCCCAAGGAGATCTTTCGTTGCGATGTACCGGGT TGCGAACAAAAGTTTGTACGAGCCGACCTTCTCGCCAGGCACAGGAAGAGGCATTCGTCGTCGTACGTACCCCGAAACCGAATGCCCAGCTTCAGTGCCGTCAAGGACGAGTCATCCGCCGCATCTGGAAGCGCCATTCTGTCACCTACTCCTGGCGCCGAAAGTCGACCGTCGGTTCCGAATGCCCCTCACGATGCCGCCATCTTGCTGGCCCCCGAGCCGAGACCGCGCCAGCCTCCTACCCttccaaatcctcccccgccgAGACTATCTACCCATCAGCCTGGCTGGCACCCCCAAATGCCCGAGATGGAGTGTAACATAATCAGGCCTAAGCCAGGGTATTACCCTCGTGAGGAGAGGCCGCCACAGCCGCAGAACCCCGTGTCGTACCGCGGCGTCGACGTCGAGTTTCCCCACGACGATATTTCCCACGAGAATTTTGCTGTCTGGCTGTTCGATCCACACGCCCCTTATGGCGACTTCAGTGTGTCTCACCTCCCATTCATGGATGGTGGGCTCGAGTCAACTCTGAACAACAACATTCACTACGACTACGAGTCACTGACCAGTGGTGGCCGGTCACAACTCGAAACCCCTCCCCGCTTCGAGAACGACGAGCTTTTGTCCGAGTTCCGAAGACAGGAAGTCCTGCGCTGGTTCCATTCTTTCCGGCAGAAGCAGCCCAAGGCGGAGCCTCTGATTGCCAGTCTGGCACAGCAGAACAGCAGCGGTGACATGCCTGCACTGAGTGTGGAGATGATGCGCGATTGTCTGCAGGAATACTGGGATCATGTATCTCCTCGATTACCCATCGTACATCAGCCCACCTTCTTGAGCAACCGCTGTTCAATATTCCTCCTCATGGTCATGATATCGCTCGGTGCTATTTCTCTGCGTGGACGGGACACAAATGGAAACCTGCCAGATTATGGTGGCTTTGCCGATGTCATGATCACCGGCGTGAGATGGGAGATTGTAACGGCGGAGGAAGCATCTCCACCCGTGGCGCTCTGGGTCGCCCAGgccttgctgttgctggagtTTTACGAGAAGATGTATTCTTCTCGGAAGCTCCACGAACGGGCGCATATTTACCATTCGGTGGCACTGACACTCCTCCGTCGAGGAAGCCCCTTGATTGGGCGTTCGGGAAGCGAGTCCCCGCCGGAGGTGACCTCAGCCGATCATCCACACGGGGTGAGCCTCGACTCCCATACGTGGTGGTGTCGATGGGCGGAAACGGAAGCGATGCACCGGGTGGTATTTGCGGCCTTCATGATGGACATCATACATGCAGCAATGTTTGGCCACGCTGCACAGATGGCTCCGCATGAGATACGGCTGCCACTCCCCTGTGACGATAACCTCTGGACCGCCTCGAACCCGGATACTGTACGGCAGCTCGATCAGAATCTCCGGATGTATGGTGTAAAGACCATTTCGTTTCTGGACGGCCTGAAGCGTGCCCTTCATGGCAAGGAGGTCAAGACTCATTCGTTCGGCCGGATGATCATCATGTGTGGTCTTCTCAGTGTTGGTTGGCATCTCAGCCACAGGGAAACACACCTCAAATGGCTGGacttcaccaacccaccgAGCGAGACCCAGGACGGATGGAAGAAGATTCTTCTCAAGGCATACGACGACTGGAAGTACAGTTTCGACGTGGCGCAGGGCACGACGGGGAGTCCTGGAGTTGCGACTCCTGTATCCCAGCCTTCTGGTGCCAACGGCCCCATCCACAGCGCCGCTGTCCTATACCATCTTGCTCAGCTGAGCTTGCACGTCGATATTGTCGACTGTCAGGTGTATGCTGGAGCCAGGCGTCTTTTGGGTAGGAAGGTTTCGGTTCGGGACTACACCAACGTTGTTGCTCGCATGAAGCACTGGGCAACGTTGCCTACCACCCGCCACGCCGTGCTTCATTCCTTCAAGCTTCTTCACCGTGTGCTGGTCGACCCACGGAGAAGCAGCGGgagcatcagcagcatcgACCGTGACCGCATCGGTCTCGGGGGTGTTCACCTGCCCCCCATCGAGGTCCAGTCTTATTCCTGCCGCAGCGAGCCCGACCCTCACCGGCCATGGGTCATGTACTACGCTGCCCTGTGTATCTGGTCGTTTGTGCGTGCTATCAGCAAGCATGATTCCGTCCATGACATGAGCAGCCATCCTACTTCGCCGTTTCGGCCGCCGAAGGTGTTGCCGGTTAATTATCGGAGAGTGTCGGCTTATTTGTCGAATGTTGCGAATATGAACGAGTTGACGGTGGCTACGGCGGGGACGTTGGTGGATGGCTTGTCGGATTTGTTGGAGGCGCTGCATTCGATTTTTGCGGAGGCATACTCGGAGTTGTTGCATGAGGCGCATGATCGGTTGAAGATTTGTAAGGAGATGCTGGCTTCTGTTGGGGCGTCTGGTCCGTGA
- a CDS encoding uncharacterized protein (COG:S; EggNog:ENOG503P4MJ), producing MRTCILSPLRIKSTLVTTTTTTYTPRLLLLPTTTKITTHHPINFYPQARTMSSSHSNTQLKGGCTCKTVQYTITLNSVEDARTTLCHCKSCKRAFGTNYGLTAKVALDAFSYNDGTETLKKYTQQNGVTREFCGECGVFICEYGKEAADKFRYVMWGSLDEPENIPPKGEFFCKERASWMPEINGVFHKREIKE from the exons ATGCGCACCtgcatcctctccccccttcgAATCAAGTCCACACTAgtcaccactaccaccaccacttacACCCCACGCTTACTACTCTtaccgaccaccaccaagatcaccactcaccaccccatcaactTCTACCCTCAAGCACGCACAATGTCCTCCTCTCACTCCAACACCCAACTCAAAGGAGGCTGCACCTGCAAAACCGTCCAGtacaccatcaccctcaactCGGTGGAAGATGCTCGGACAACACTCTGTCACTGCAAGTCCTGCAAGCGAGCCTTTGGGACAAATTACGGACTCACAGCCAAGGTTGCCTTGGATGCTTTCTCGTACAATGACGGGACAGAGACGCTCAAGAAGTACACGCAGCAGAACGGGGTGACGAGGGAGTTTTGCGGGGAGTGTGGGGTTTTCATTTGCGAGTATGGT AAAGAAGCAGCCGACAAGTTTCGGTATGTCATGTGGGGATCTCTTGATGAGCCAGAAAATATCCCGCCAAAGGGGGAGTTCTTTTGCAAGGAGAGGGCTTCTTGGATGCCTGAGATCAATG GTGTCTTTCACAAACGCGAGATCAAGGAGTAA
- a CDS encoding uncharacterized protein (EggNog:ENOG503NYHP; COG:S): MPRQRVPGPRSPSSCSLFALLCTARPGLGIYDTFTQLVAVYLPYFNFFTVDSASCGLFPSYGPLVSHTSHTMASLVETLTASGGPESAGFLNDLVGHLWPNICVAGGAMIKQIAEPMFAQMLPAPLNTLHFAKIDLGVQPMTFSNVDVHKVDNGGIKLDLDVNWDGNCDIEMDGKMIPKVGVEHVKLSGRLSILLCPITNVIPLIGAAQVSFINPPYLKFNYTDGANIANLGFIDSCVRKVVQSIIAGMAVLPNRFLVKLDPFNDYFKTYQLPVGVVRLTIESGSNFGEELKSKNIFKKLVHDVPDCYVTTSLSGETPGWKTATVKDNHHPEWNETRDFIVSDHDQLLALDVKDSDTASDDDIGLATITVKNLLLAHGQRQDLTLMHKGEETAGKLTVSGKYYQFIPDATSIIGEENPAEIKGLLAVLVAAVKNLKGAREQLKPSVAITWGAHKFQTVVKCDVPGGAEDIQNPHFDNTFRIPLSGSIEGAAPVRIALMDGKNEIGAVEVPLEEVLASENLALLKEFDVGNGQIVKAGVVIRGTKLVE, encoded by the exons ATGCCAAGGCAGCGGGTCCCAGGACCCCgcagcccctcctcctgctccctctTCGCGTTGCTGTGCACAGCCAGACCCGGTTTGGGTATATATGATACGTTTACCCAACTCGTTGCTGTCTATCTGCCATATTTTAACTTCTTCACAGTTGACTCTGCTAGTTGCGGCCTATTCCCTAGTTACGGTCCCCTAGTCTCACACACATCACACACCATGGCGTCCCTAGTAGAGACTCTCACTGCCTCTGGCGGTCCCGAGTCAGCGG GTTTCCTGAACGACCTCGTTGGTCACCTATGGCCCAATATCTGTGTTGCCGGTGGCGCCATGATCAAGCAGATTGCTGAGCCCATGTTCGCGCAGATGCTTCCTGCTCCCCTGAACACACTTCACTTCGCCAAGATTGACTTGGGCGTTCAGCCCATGACCTTCTCCAACGTGGATGTGCACAAGGTTGACAACGGTGGTATCAAGCTGGACTTGGATGTCAACTGGGATGGCAACTGCGATATCGAGATGGACGGAAAGATGATCCCTAAGGTGGGCGTCGAGCACGTCAAGCTGAGTGGCAGACTATCTATCCTGCTCTGCCCAATCACCAATGTGATCCCTCTT ATTGGCGCCGCCCAAGTCTccttcatcaaccccccttACCTCAAGTTTAACTACACAGATGGCGCCAACATTGCCAATCTTGGCTTCATCGACTCTTGCGTCCGCAAGGTCGTCCAGTCCATCATTGCCGGCATGGCCGTCCTTCCTAACCGCTTCCTCGTGAAGCTTGACCCATTCAACGATTACTTCAAGACCTACCAGCTCCCAGTCGGTGTCGTCCGTCTCACCATCGAGTCAGGAAGCAACTTTGGCGAGGAGCTCAAGTCCAAGAACATTTTCAAGAAGCTCGTCCACGATGTCCCAGACTGCTAcgtcaccacctccctctcagGCGAGACTCCCGGCTGGAAGACAGCCACGGTCAaggacaaccaccaccccgagtGGAACGAGACCAGAGACTTTATCGTCTCTGACCACGATCAGTTGCTGGCGTTGGATGTCAAGGACTCAGACACCGCTTCCGACGATGACATTGGCctcgccaccatcaccgtcaaGAACCTCCTCCTGGCTCATGGTCAGAGGCAGGATCTTACCCTCATGCACAAGGGCGAGGAGACCGCGGGCAAGCTTACTGTCAGCGGCAAATACTACCAATTCATCCCCGATGCCACCAGCATCATCGGCGAGGAGAACCCCGCAGAGATCAAGGGCTTGCTCGCCGtccttgttgctgctgtcaagAACCTCAAGGGTGCTCGCGAGCAGCTCAAGCCCAGCGTCGCCATTACCTGGGGCGCGCACAAGTTCCAGACCGTCGTCAAGTGTGATGTTCCGGGCGGTGCTGAGGATATCCAGAACCCTCACTTTGACAATACTTTCCGCATTCCTCTCTCTGGCAGCATCGAAGGTGCTGCTCCTGTAAGAATTGCCCTGATGGATGGCAAGAACGAGATTGGCGCTGTTGAGGTGCCTCTTGAGGAGGTCCTTGCGTCGGAGAACTTGGCTTTGCTCAAGGAGTTTGATGTTGGTAACGGCCAGATTGTCAAGGCTGGTGTTGTGATCAGGGGTACCAAGCTTGTTGAGTAA
- a CDS encoding uncharacterized protein (COG:O; EggNog:ENOG503PTUC) codes for MASQRAELQYWPTLKAWIQENRLGNYPGATTTPVVHCVICLDKDEILTPATPPQNIANAHPGVTLFCGHMMCKACYGRWEKHLTEAGKAVTCPTCRHKLVYTTSQVASNGCTHPAYAWDLPVETYSPINIPPTKDDEGSIPNFCHNCRVDRMKYIARHITELRQEGYDDLQVRNILLHSAGGALELTDFEQRAAFPPDANGTYFAPWVAPPRNNEQNYLLDQLRQQLVREGHSWRGRVPQPPPVGFFGLQ; via the coding sequence ATGGCTTCTCAAAGAGCAGAGCTTCAGTACTGGCCTACACTCAAGGCTTGGATTCAGGAAAACCGTCTCGGAAACTACCCCGGTGCCACCACAACGCCTGTTGTGCACTGTGTCATCTGCCTCGATAAGGACGAGATCCTCACCCCTGCCACTCCTCCGCAAAACATTGCCAATGCCCACCCGGGAGTAACTCTTTTCTGCGGGCACATGATGTGCAAGGCTTGCTACGGGCGCTGGGAAAAGCATCTGACAGAAGCCGGTAAGGCCGTCACTTGCCCTACCTGCCGACACAAATTGGTGTATACTACGAGCCAGGTTGCTTCCAACGGCTGCACCCACCCTGCCTATGCCTGGGACCTCCCAGTGGAGACCTACTCCCCCATCAACATCCCCCCTACCAAAGACGATGAGGGGTCTATCCCCAACTTCTGCCACAACTGTCGGGTCGACAGAATGAAATACATTGCCCGGCATATCACTGAGCTTCGGCAGGAGGGCTATGATGACTTGCAGGTCAGGAATATCTTGCTTCATTCCGCTGGCGGTGCTCTCGAGCTGACCGACTTTGAACAGCGAGCGGCCTTCCCACCTGATGCTAATGGTACATATTTTGCACCCTGGGTTGCGCCCCCTCGCAATAATGAGCAGAATTATCTCCTCGACCAGCTTCGTCAGCAGCTCGTCAGGGAGGGGCACTCATGGCGTGGCCGTGTcccgcaacctcctcctgttGGTTTCTTCGGTCTACAGTAG